One part of the Anopheles merus strain MAF chromosome 3L, AmerM5.1, whole genome shotgun sequence genome encodes these proteins:
- the LOC121598891 gene encoding trypsin-1-like, with protein sequence MRSGGILISVIKIAIHPNYDGLTFYPSDSDVSVLTVPTNAFQGNSNIAPIAIHTSEVPAGTRCYVVGWGQTNTSAYSDSNELRYASMNIVSQSICIGFWVFMPNAHKLSCIRYCYGVDLCKGDEGTALVCDGKLSGIVSRGGCSNMLSLFTKIVAPSIRSFIRDQTGI encoded by the exons ATGCGGTCTGGAGGAATTTTAATCTCGGTGATTAAAATAGCCATTCATCCAAACTATGACGGTTTAACTTTTTATCCATCCGATTCTGATGTGTCCGTTCTAACTGTACCAACGAATGCCTTCCAAGGTAACTCTAATATAGCTCCGATTGCCATTCACACATCCGAAGTACCAGCCGGTACTCGATGCTATGTGGTTGGATGGGGTCAAACGAACACTAGCGCATATTCGGATTCAAACGAATTGCGTTACGCCAGCATGAACATAGTCTCGCAGAGTATCTGCATCGGATTCTGGGTATTTATGCCCAATGCGCATAA ATTAAGCTGTATCAGGTACTGTTATGGAGTGGATTTGTGCAAAGGCGATGAAGGAACGGCGTTGGTGTGCGATGGCAAACTTTCGGGAATTGTCTCACGTGGCGGTTGTTCCAATATGCTATCATTATTTACTAAGATTGTAGCGCCTAGCATTCGCAGTTTTATTCGCGACCAAACTGGTATCTAA